From the genome of Aerococcus urinaehominis:
CCGGCCCAATATCTGCGATATTGGCCGTCTTTTATTCCAAGGATCCTGGTCTAAGCGCTAAAGCTCGCACCCTATGTATAAACATTTGTCTAAAGTTAAAAGTTTCACAAACGCCTAAAATGGACACTTGTTTAATTATCTAAAAGAATGTTTACTTTATAAAATGTATGCGTTAACATACTAATTGTCGATCGGTTGAGACGAACTCAACTGCCCAGCATATATGCATGTCGTAAAAAAATAAAATTTAAAGAAAGTGTAGGTGTAACAGCTATGGGGATTATTCGTAATCTAATCGGTCTGGTCCTGATTTTTGCCGGGGCTTACGCCCTGTCCATGCAAAGAGACAATGTGAAAAGCCGGTTAAAAAATATTGCCATCATGTTTGTTTTACAGTTAGTGATTGCCTTTGTCTCATTGCGTACCTCGGTGGGGATTGCTGTGTTAGAAGGGATTTCGGCCTTCTTCTCCTGGTTAATCGGCCAAGCCCAGGGTGGCATTCAATTTGTTTTTGGCGGCTTTGAGCTTGGTGAGGGTGGGGTCTTCTTCTTTAACGTCCTCCTGCCAATCGTCTTTATCTCTGCCTTAATCGGTATTCTGGACTACATTAAGGTTTTGCCTTTTTTCATGAAGTGGATTGGATTTGCTATCAACAAGCTGACAAGCGTTGGTGAGTTGGAAGGTCAATATGCGATTGCAACGACTTTGATCGGACAACCAGCTGCCTATGTGACCATTGCAGACCAAATTAAACAAATGAGTGGTCGCCGTCTCTTTACGATCTTGATGTCATCATGTTCAACGGTGGCTGCGTCAACTTTCGCCGCTTATATGGAAATGGTGCCGGGTGAATTTGTGGTGGTTGCGGTCTTCTTAAATATCTTCTCTGGCTTTATTATTTCTAGTTTGATGAATCCTTATGATATTACGGCTGAAGATGAGTTATTAGCAAAAGCGGGTGTGGCCAGCGAGAGCCAAGAGGTTGATGAATTAGACAAGCCAAACTTTATCGGGGTGATTTCCGAATATATTACTAACGGTTGGAATTTAGCCCTGATTGTGGCAGCCATGTTAATTGGTTTCGTCTCCTTAATTACCTTCCTAGATGCTAGTTTTGCTGGTTTAACGGGTATGACCTTCACCCAAATCATGGGTTATATCTTCTCGCCAATTGCCTTTGCCATTGGGGTACCGACTGACGATATTGTCCAGGTTGGTTCCGTCATGGCGACCAAGTTATTAACCAATGAATTCGTTGCCCTGGGTCAAGCTGGGGACTTGATGAATAATATTTCACCTAAGGCCATGGCCATGCTATCAACCTATTGTATTAGTTTCGCCAACCTGGGTACCTTAGGGATTGTGACTGGGGGCATCAAGGCCATCAGCGAAGAAAAAGCCCGCCACGTGGCTGGTTTTGCTGGTAAGCTCTTGATTGGTGCTACCCTGGCTTCCTTATTAACTGCTACTATTGTTGGTCTCTTCTATTAATCATAATTACTGACATATCCTGAGGAGGAAAAAATCATGTCTGAAAAGTATATTGTTGTTGTCGGTGGTTTAAACTTGGATATTGCTGGTTTATCAGGTCCGATTTACCGGGAATTTGATTCTAACATTGGCGATATCACTACCAATGCTGGTGGGGTCGGCCACAATATTGCCCAAAACCTGACCAGTCTTGAGGTGCCAACTTATTTGGTAACAGTCTATGGTGATGACCATTTTGGCGATATCCTGGTTAACGAGTGTCAAAAAGCTAATATCAGTTTGGAGTACGCCGAGCAATTAGCCGGTAAGAAATCATCAACCTACCTCTATGTAACCGATAATAATGGGGATATGGTAACTGCTATTAACGATATGAAGATTGTTGATGAAATTACCCCCGACTTTCTAGCTGACAAACTAGACTTTATCAATGGGGCTACCTTATGTGTGATAGACGGTAACATTTCTAAAGCATCAATCGATTGGTTGGCTGCACACGTGACTGTGCCAATTTTTGTTGACCCAGTTTCAGTAGCTAAGGCTGACCGCTTCCTAGATGCCTTGGATAAAATTGATACCATCAAGCCCAATGAATATGAGGCTGAACTCTTTACCGGTATCAAGGTGGTTGACGAGGAGACGGCTAAACAAGCAGCCCAAGCCATGCTGGATAAGGGCATTGAAAATGTTTATATCTCACTGGGTGCAAAAGGCATGCTAGCGGCGACCGGGGACAAGGCTGTCTTAGTGGAGCCGATGGTTGATAAGATTGTGTCAACTAATGGGGCAGGGGACTGTACCATGGCAACCCTTGCCTGGGCCCGCTTCCAATATGGTGGCGTCCTCGATGTTGAAGAGGCTTGTCAATTTGCTCAGGCAGCGGCCTCAATCACTATTGAGTCTAACCAAGCCGTTTCCCCTGATTTAAATGTTCGTGATGTGGTACGTCGTGCGGTTGAAAATTACGGAGGTTAAGTTAAAATGAAAATGATTAAACAAATTTATTCGATTGTTAACTATAATGAAGCGGTGGCTTGTATGGATGCAGGCGCTGACCATATCGGTTTAGTACCGACCCAAACTGGTGGGATTATCAACCACCGGGTACCTTGGGATGTGGTTGACCGGATTTATGCGGAATGTAAACGTCGCGGGGTTAAGTCAATTGCCATCATGCTTAACAAAGATCCAGAAGAAATGATCTTTATTGCTAAGCGGGTCCAACCAGACATTGTCCACATTGCTGGCATGGACTTTACCGCTGATGCTGACTTTACTAAACGCTTGAAAGAAGCAGTACCTGGCGTAGAATTAATGTCAGCTGTTTTAGTTGACGGTCCGGGTGCAGTCGAACGGGCTAAAGAATTGGCTGAGTTCTCTGATTATCTGTTAACAGATACTGGACTAGCTGTTGAAACTGGCATTGGCGCTTCTGGTGAGACCCATGACTGGGATATTGACAAGGAAATTGTAGAAGCTGTTGATATTCCGGTGATTATTGCGGGTGGTTTAGGCCCTGATAACGTGGCTGCTTGTATTGAGCATATCCGTCCTTACGGGGTAGATTCCTTGACCAAGACCTCTTACAAGTATGCAGATGGCGTGATTGAAAAGGATATTCCTAAGGTCAAAGCCTTCTGTGACAATGCTGACCAAGCTGCTGCTAATTTAGATTAATGCATGGAAATAGGAAGGGATGACGTGATGGATTTCAAATTTAAACAACTTGTTAATGTGGGTGTGACGCACAACTTGAGCCAAGACCTGATGGCCACTTTAGAGGGTCGGGGCTACCGCCAGCCCTTCCTGGCTATCGACCGTTTTCTCCTAGACAGTCCGCTGGTTAAAGAATTTATTGCAGCCCTAGACCAGGCGGGTTATGCCTACACCATTTATGATGAAATTGTGCCTGATCCACCAGTTGAATTGGTGGATGCAGGGGCCAAGAAATATAAAGAAGCTGGCTGTGATTGTATCGTTGCCATTGGTGGGGGTTCCGTTATTGATGCGGCTCGCGGTATCAATATTGTCCAAGCTGGTGGTGGGTCAATTCGTGACTATGTCTTTGATCAAAAACTAGCCCACTATGCAGGGGGCTTGATTGCGGTGCCAACTACCTCAGGGACCGGTAGCGAGGTATCTAACGCGGTAGTGGTAACTGATACCGACAAGGATGAAAAGCTGACCGTCCTAGAAGACAATACTGTGTCCGAGTTCGCTATCCTTTGCCCAGAACTACTAGTAACCCTACCTAAACGGCAAACTATCGCCACCGGCCTGGACGTTTTCGCCCATGCGCTAGAGGCTTATACCTCTAACCTATCAACTCCAGTGGTAGATGCCATCTGTGAAAAGGCCATGTTCCTAGTAGTCAACTACCTGCCTAAGGCGGTTAAGAACGGTCAAGACCTGGAAGCCCGCCAAGAAATGCTGGTCGCTTCCTTGTTAGGGGGCTGGGTTATTAATAATGGTGGGACTCAAGTGGGCCACTCCCAAGCCCACATCTTGGGACCTAAGTACCACATTCCACATGGTGAGGCCTGTGCCTATGCCACGCCGGGGACTATTCAATATACCGCTACTGTTAAACCTAAAAAAATCCGCGAAGTCGGCCATAT
Proteins encoded in this window:
- a CDS encoding NupC/NupG family nucleoside CNT transporter; its protein translation is MGIIRNLIGLVLIFAGAYALSMQRDNVKSRLKNIAIMFVLQLVIAFVSLRTSVGIAVLEGISAFFSWLIGQAQGGIQFVFGGFELGEGGVFFFNVLLPIVFISALIGILDYIKVLPFFMKWIGFAINKLTSVGELEGQYAIATTLIGQPAAYVTIADQIKQMSGRRLFTILMSSCSTVAASTFAAYMEMVPGEFVVVAVFLNIFSGFIISSLMNPYDITAEDELLAKAGVASESQEVDELDKPNFIGVISEYITNGWNLALIVAAMLIGFVSLITFLDASFAGLTGMTFTQIMGYIFSPIAFAIGVPTDDIVQVGSVMATKLLTNEFVALGQAGDLMNNISPKAMAMLSTYCISFANLGTLGIVTGGIKAISEEKARHVAGFAGKLLIGATLASLLTATIVGLFY
- a CDS encoding carbohydrate kinase family protein; the protein is MSEKYIVVVGGLNLDIAGLSGPIYREFDSNIGDITTNAGGVGHNIAQNLTSLEVPTYLVTVYGDDHFGDILVNECQKANISLEYAEQLAGKKSSTYLYVTDNNGDMVTAINDMKIVDEITPDFLADKLDFINGATLCVIDGNISKASIDWLAAHVTVPIFVDPVSVAKADRFLDALDKIDTIKPNEYEAELFTGIKVVDEETAKQAAQAMLDKGIENVYISLGAKGMLAATGDKAVLVEPMVDKIVSTNGAGDCTMATLAWARFQYGGVLDVEEACQFAQAAASITIESNQAVSPDLNVRDVVRRAVENYGG
- a CDS encoding phosphoribosylanthranilate isomerase, producing MKMIKQIYSIVNYNEAVACMDAGADHIGLVPTQTGGIINHRVPWDVVDRIYAECKRRGVKSIAIMLNKDPEEMIFIAKRVQPDIVHIAGMDFTADADFTKRLKEAVPGVELMSAVLVDGPGAVERAKELAEFSDYLLTDTGLAVETGIGASGETHDWDIDKEIVEAVDIPVIIAGGLGPDNVAACIEHIRPYGVDSLTKTSYKYADGVIEKDIPKVKAFCDNADQAAANLD
- a CDS encoding iron-containing alcohol dehydrogenase; its protein translation is MDFKFKQLVNVGVTHNLSQDLMATLEGRGYRQPFLAIDRFLLDSPLVKEFIAALDQAGYAYTIYDEIVPDPPVELVDAGAKKYKEAGCDCIVAIGGGSVIDAARGINIVQAGGGSIRDYVFDQKLAHYAGGLIAVPTTSGTGSEVSNAVVVTDTDKDEKLTVLEDNTVSEFAILCPELLVTLPKRQTIATGLDVFAHALEAYTSNLSTPVVDAICEKAMFLVVNYLPKAVKNGQDLEARQEMLVASLLGGWVINNGGTQVGHSQAHILGPKYHIPHGEACAYATPGTIQYTATVKPKKIREVGHILGLEIPSHATDFEIGQIVAEAFKHFRDEVLGMAPFSEYGISQEELVANAEAVVNERFAANAPMQVDKKLAEDLLKMFGQP